The Theropithecus gelada isolate Dixy chromosome 11, Tgel_1.0, whole genome shotgun sequence genome includes a region encoding these proteins:
- the TESPA1 gene encoding protein TESPA1 isoform X2, translating into MTAGTNKTSSSISEILDKVQEDAEDVLFSLGFCQEDHKDTSRIPARFFTTPSQAKGIDFQLFLKSQVRRIEMEDPCLMLASRFKQVQTLAVTADAFFCLYSYVSKTPVQKFTPSHMFWNCNHPTDVPSIRIVSREPEPHSPRDRLRKAISKMCLYTCPRDRPPPPHNTPRKNSLDQVVLEVMDKVKEEKQVLQQDSDLGQFSQEDPVPPVEGEKLPTSPYPCVLCCKEETQQGMSTVLAPSQTLDSNPKVPCCTHSLPIEDPQWSTDPAQIRRELCSLPATNTETHPAKDETFWKRKSRARKSLFQKNLMGRKVKSLDLSITQEKWKQSVDRPELRRSLSQQPQDTFDLEEVQSNSEEEESQSRWPSRQRHLPHHQTFAGKDS; encoded by the exons ATGACTGCAGGGACCAACAAGACTAGTTCAAG CATCTCAGAGATTCTCGACAAAGTGCAAGAAGATGCAGAAGATGTCCTCTTCAGTCTGGGCTTTTGCCAAGAGGATCACAAAGACACTTCTCGGATACCCGCTCGATTTTTCACCACCCCCTCTCAGGCCAAGGGCATTGATTTCCAGCTCTTCCTGAAGTCCCAGGTGCGGAGGATTGAAATGGAAGATCCCTGCCTCATGCTGGCCA GCAGGTTTAAGCAGGTGCAAACACTGGCTGTCACAGCTGATGCCTTCTTCTGTCTCTACTCCTACGTGTCTAAGACACCCGTCCAAAAGTTCACACCATCCCACATGTTCTGGAATTGCAACCATCCAACTGATGTGCCATCCATCAGGATTGTGTCCCGAGAGCCTGAACCCCACTCACCCAGAGACCGCCTTCGGAAAGCCATCTCCAAGATGTGTCTGTACACATGCCCCCGAGATCGGCCACCACCACCCCACAACACCCCCAGAAAGAACAGTTTGGACCAAGTTGTGTTGGAAGTGATGGACAAAGTGAAAGAAGAGAAGCAGGTCCTCCAGCAAGACTCTGATTTGGGACAATTCTCACAGGAAGATCCTGTGCCCCCTGTCGAGGGTGAAAAGCTGCCCACTTCTCCTTATCCATGTGTCCTCTGCTGCAAAGAGGAAACACAGCAGGGGATGTCCACAGTGCTAGCACCATCGCAAACTCTGGATTCGAACCCCAAGGTACCCTGTTGCACACATTCTCTGCCCATAGAAGATCCACAGTGGAGCACAGACCCCGCTCAGATAAGGAGAGAGCTGTGTAGTCTACCAGCCACCAATACGGAAACCCATCCAGCCAAGGATGAgactttctggaaaagaaagagcagAGCAAGAAAGAGCCTGTTCCAGAAGAATCTCATGGGCAGGAAGGTTAAGTCCTTGGACCTGTCCATCACGCAGGAGAAATGGAAGCAGAGTGTAGACAGACCAGAACTGCGTCGGTCTTTAAGCCAGCAGCCACAGGACACTTTTGACTTGGAGGAG GTACAAAGCAACAGTGAAGAGGAGGAGAGTCAGAGTCGCTGGCCCAGCAGACAGAGGCACCTGCCCCACCACCAGACTTTTGCTGGCAAAGACTCGTGA
- the TESPA1 gene encoding protein TESPA1 isoform X1, whose product MEDSVLSPTSWEKRRAWLRQSRNWQTQVLEEEAAAALQDVPDPEPSSLDDVFQEGNPINKIEDWLQDCGYSEEGLSEEAGQFIYSGFCSHGTSFEDDLTLGAEATLLAANGKLFSRSFLETARPFQLLDLGCSLASSSMTAGTNKTSSSISEILDKVQEDAEDVLFSLGFCQEDHKDTSRIPARFFTTPSQAKGIDFQLFLKSQVRRIEMEDPCLMLASRFKQVQTLAVTADAFFCLYSYVSKTPVQKFTPSHMFWNCNHPTDVPSIRIVSREPEPHSPRDRLRKAISKMCLYTCPRDRPPPPHNTPRKNSLDQVVLEVMDKVKEEKQVLQQDSDLGQFSQEDPVPPVEGEKLPTSPYPCVLCCKEETQQGMSTVLAPSQTLDSNPKVPCCTHSLPIEDPQWSTDPAQIRRELCSLPATNTETHPAKDETFWKRKSRARKSLFQKNLMGRKVKSLDLSITQEKWKQSVDRPELRRSLSQQPQDTFDLEEVQSNSEEEESQSRWPSRQRHLPHHQTFAGKDS is encoded by the exons ATGGAGGACTCTGTGCTGAGCCCCACATCCTGGGAGAAACGGCGGGCCTGGCTCCGTCAGAGCCGTAACTGGCAGACCCAGGTCCTAGAAGAGGAGGCTGCCGCCGCCCTGCAGGATGTCCCAGATCCTGAgccttccagcctggatgacgttTTCCAAGAAG GGAATCCaatcaataaaattgaagacTGGCTGCAGGATTGTGG ATACTCCGAAGAAGGACTTTCTGAGGAAGCAGGACAGTTTATCTACAGTG GCTTCTGCAGCCATGGGACCAGCTTTGAAGATGACTTGACCCTGGGAGCAGAGG CCACACTACTGGCCGCCAATGGCAAACTCTTCTCCAG GAGTTTCCTCGAGACAGCCAGGCCTTTCCAGCTACTTGATCTTGGCTGTAGTTTGGCTTCCAGCAGCATGACTGCAGGGACCAACAAGACTAGTTCAAG CATCTCAGAGATTCTCGACAAAGTGCAAGAAGATGCAGAAGATGTCCTCTTCAGTCTGGGCTTTTGCCAAGAGGATCACAAAGACACTTCTCGGATACCCGCTCGATTTTTCACCACCCCCTCTCAGGCCAAGGGCATTGATTTCCAGCTCTTCCTGAAGTCCCAGGTGCGGAGGATTGAAATGGAAGATCCCTGCCTCATGCTGGCCA GCAGGTTTAAGCAGGTGCAAACACTGGCTGTCACAGCTGATGCCTTCTTCTGTCTCTACTCCTACGTGTCTAAGACACCCGTCCAAAAGTTCACACCATCCCACATGTTCTGGAATTGCAACCATCCAACTGATGTGCCATCCATCAGGATTGTGTCCCGAGAGCCTGAACCCCACTCACCCAGAGACCGCCTTCGGAAAGCCATCTCCAAGATGTGTCTGTACACATGCCCCCGAGATCGGCCACCACCACCCCACAACACCCCCAGAAAGAACAGTTTGGACCAAGTTGTGTTGGAAGTGATGGACAAAGTGAAAGAAGAGAAGCAGGTCCTCCAGCAAGACTCTGATTTGGGACAATTCTCACAGGAAGATCCTGTGCCCCCTGTCGAGGGTGAAAAGCTGCCCACTTCTCCTTATCCATGTGTCCTCTGCTGCAAAGAGGAAACACAGCAGGGGATGTCCACAGTGCTAGCACCATCGCAAACTCTGGATTCGAACCCCAAGGTACCCTGTTGCACACATTCTCTGCCCATAGAAGATCCACAGTGGAGCACAGACCCCGCTCAGATAAGGAGAGAGCTGTGTAGTCTACCAGCCACCAATACGGAAACCCATCCAGCCAAGGATGAgactttctggaaaagaaagagcagAGCAAGAAAGAGCCTGTTCCAGAAGAATCTCATGGGCAGGAAGGTTAAGTCCTTGGACCTGTCCATCACGCAGGAGAAATGGAAGCAGAGTGTAGACAGACCAGAACTGCGTCGGTCTTTAAGCCAGCAGCCACAGGACACTTTTGACTTGGAGGAG GTACAAAGCAACAGTGAAGAGGAGGAGAGTCAGAGTCGCTGGCCCAGCAGACAGAGGCACCTGCCCCACCACCAGACTTTTGCTGGCAAAGACTCGTGA
- the TESPA1 gene encoding protein TESPA1 isoform X3: MEDPCLMLASRFKQVQTLAVTADAFFCLYSYVSKTPVQKFTPSHMFWNCNHPTDVPSIRIVSREPEPHSPRDRLRKAISKMCLYTCPRDRPPPPHNTPRKNSLDQVVLEVMDKVKEEKQVLQQDSDLGQFSQEDPVPPVEGEKLPTSPYPCVLCCKEETQQGMSTVLAPSQTLDSNPKVPCCTHSLPIEDPQWSTDPAQIRRELCSLPATNTETHPAKDETFWKRKSRARKSLFQKNLMGRKVKSLDLSITQEKWKQSVDRPELRRSLSQQPQDTFDLEEVQSNSEEEESQSRWPSRQRHLPHHQTFAGKDS, from the exons ATGGAAGATCCCTGCCTCATGCTGGCCA GCAGGTTTAAGCAGGTGCAAACACTGGCTGTCACAGCTGATGCCTTCTTCTGTCTCTACTCCTACGTGTCTAAGACACCCGTCCAAAAGTTCACACCATCCCACATGTTCTGGAATTGCAACCATCCAACTGATGTGCCATCCATCAGGATTGTGTCCCGAGAGCCTGAACCCCACTCACCCAGAGACCGCCTTCGGAAAGCCATCTCCAAGATGTGTCTGTACACATGCCCCCGAGATCGGCCACCACCACCCCACAACACCCCCAGAAAGAACAGTTTGGACCAAGTTGTGTTGGAAGTGATGGACAAAGTGAAAGAAGAGAAGCAGGTCCTCCAGCAAGACTCTGATTTGGGACAATTCTCACAGGAAGATCCTGTGCCCCCTGTCGAGGGTGAAAAGCTGCCCACTTCTCCTTATCCATGTGTCCTCTGCTGCAAAGAGGAAACACAGCAGGGGATGTCCACAGTGCTAGCACCATCGCAAACTCTGGATTCGAACCCCAAGGTACCCTGTTGCACACATTCTCTGCCCATAGAAGATCCACAGTGGAGCACAGACCCCGCTCAGATAAGGAGAGAGCTGTGTAGTCTACCAGCCACCAATACGGAAACCCATCCAGCCAAGGATGAgactttctggaaaagaaagagcagAGCAAGAAAGAGCCTGTTCCAGAAGAATCTCATGGGCAGGAAGGTTAAGTCCTTGGACCTGTCCATCACGCAGGAGAAATGGAAGCAGAGTGTAGACAGACCAGAACTGCGTCGGTCTTTAAGCCAGCAGCCACAGGACACTTTTGACTTGGAGGAG GTACAAAGCAACAGTGAAGAGGAGGAGAGTCAGAGTCGCTGGCCCAGCAGACAGAGGCACCTGCCCCACCACCAGACTTTTGCTGGCAAAGACTCGTGA
- the TESPA1 gene encoding protein TESPA1 isoform X4: MFWNCNHPTDVPSIRIVSREPEPHSPRDRLRKAISKMCLYTCPRDRPPPPHNTPRKNSLDQVVLEVMDKVKEEKQVLQQDSDLGQFSQEDPVPPVEGEKLPTSPYPCVLCCKEETQQGMSTVLAPSQTLDSNPKVPCCTHSLPIEDPQWSTDPAQIRRELCSLPATNTETHPAKDETFWKRKSRARKSLFQKNLMGRKVKSLDLSITQEKWKQSVDRPELRRSLSQQPQDTFDLEEVQSNSEEEESQSRWPSRQRHLPHHQTFAGKDS; encoded by the exons ATGTTCTGGAATTGCAACCATCCAACTGATGTGCCATCCATCAGGATTGTGTCCCGAGAGCCTGAACCCCACTCACCCAGAGACCGCCTTCGGAAAGCCATCTCCAAGATGTGTCTGTACACATGCCCCCGAGATCGGCCACCACCACCCCACAACACCCCCAGAAAGAACAGTTTGGACCAAGTTGTGTTGGAAGTGATGGACAAAGTGAAAGAAGAGAAGCAGGTCCTCCAGCAAGACTCTGATTTGGGACAATTCTCACAGGAAGATCCTGTGCCCCCTGTCGAGGGTGAAAAGCTGCCCACTTCTCCTTATCCATGTGTCCTCTGCTGCAAAGAGGAAACACAGCAGGGGATGTCCACAGTGCTAGCACCATCGCAAACTCTGGATTCGAACCCCAAGGTACCCTGTTGCACACATTCTCTGCCCATAGAAGATCCACAGTGGAGCACAGACCCCGCTCAGATAAGGAGAGAGCTGTGTAGTCTACCAGCCACCAATACGGAAACCCATCCAGCCAAGGATGAgactttctggaaaagaaagagcagAGCAAGAAAGAGCCTGTTCCAGAAGAATCTCATGGGCAGGAAGGTTAAGTCCTTGGACCTGTCCATCACGCAGGAGAAATGGAAGCAGAGTGTAGACAGACCAGAACTGCGTCGGTCTTTAAGCCAGCAGCCACAGGACACTTTTGACTTGGAGGAG GTACAAAGCAACAGTGAAGAGGAGGAGAGTCAGAGTCGCTGGCCCAGCAGACAGAGGCACCTGCCCCACCACCAGACTTTTGCTGGCAAAGACTCGTGA